A genomic window from Labrus bergylta chromosome 7, fLabBer1.1, whole genome shotgun sequence includes:
- the nudt7 gene encoding peroxisomal coenzyme A diphosphatase NUDT7 yields the protein MHIKEKATDLLKRFDIGDKLSSLPVLPRASVLIPLFVKDGQLHTLLTLRSKELRTSAGEVCFPGGKRDPSDTDDVDTALREAEEEIGLLPDDVEVVCTLFPIINKTGLLVTPVVGFIEESFHPSPNPAEVSAVFTVPLDFFTSEKDHYAAHGAAGMVGPMHSFYFEDPDSGSRYHIFGLTAMFAILVATVALKKTPEFEVGFDSEDPLSLLQEALHRRISKL from the exons ATGCATATCAAAGAGAAGGCGACAGACCTTTTAAAGCGGTTTGACATCGGGGACAAGTTGTCCTCCCTGCCAGTCCTGCCCAGAGCCTCAGTCCTGATCCCACTGTTCGTAAAGGATGGACAGCTGCACACTTTGCTGACCCTGCGATCAAAAGAG ctgaGGACCTCTGCTGGGGAGGTTTGTTTCCCAGGAGGGAAGAGAGATCCCAGTGACACAGATGATGTTGACACAGCTCTGAGAGAGGCCGAGGAGGAGATAGGTCTGCTTCCTGATGACGTAGAGGTGGTCTGCACACTGTTCCCCATCATCAATAAG ACTGGTCTGTTGGTGACCCCTGTGGTCGGCTTCATAGAGGAGTCCTTTCATCCCAGTCCGAACCCGGCTGAGGTCAGCGCCGTGTTCACAGTACCTCTGGACTTCTTCACCAGCGAGAAGGACCACTACGCGGCTCACGGAGCTGCTGGGATGGTGGGACCGATGCACTCCTTTTACTTTGAGGACCCTGACTCAGGAAGCCGGTATCACATATTTGGACTCACCGCCATGTTTGCTATACTGGTTGCCACCGTGGCTCTTAAGAAAACTCCAGAGTTTGAAGTCGGTTTTGATTCAGAGGACCCGTTGTCTTTACTCCAAGAGGCTCTACATAGAAGAATTAGTAAACTGTGA
- the nfat5a gene encoding nuclear factor of activated T-cells 5a, with product MPSDFVSLLSSDLDLNSPKSLYSKESVYDLLPKELQLQPPSTQTDPPTMSQTSGGEAGPPPSAALASDATSSTSSPSASSSSLPMGAPSAGSSTSSSDHLKVSQHLNSTGVDGAGASEMQGMEAAASAPSRGNSGANTAAGDIGSGGVLSGLGVQQPQNTPSKRRPVLSISPPPEDLFDDSQMSCQEEPAVSAPTGPDSEQSSSIWADDSLSNFSLISSISYNDNTEVPRKSRKRTPRQRPGPKPANPEDSMDVFDADSAKAPHFVLSQLGTDKAGSSSLESGTAVRSGSLSTQFPQRSDGKELKILVQPETQHRARYLTEGSRGSVKDRTQQGFPTVKLEGVSEPVVLQVFVANDAGRVKPHGFYQACRVTGRNTTACKEVDIEGTTVIEIPLEPSTDMTLAVDCVGILKLRNADVEARIGVAGSKKKSTRARLAFRVCIPQPDGSALTLQALSSPILCTQPAGVPEILKKSLHSCTVRGGEEVFIIGKNFLKGTKVIFQENIADDNSWQAEAKIDMDLFHQNHLIVTVPPFHNQSINSPISVGVFVMTNAGRSHDAQPFTYTPDSVTATSSADNSNVRAVKLEEPSLVQACVFDGQIKSSEQADCSGQPSKRQEDTPMEVSSNPPPTEVFKPSADPLVSVQQTLELSSSSHPVAESFQSPMPLQPEDVVLPHATPVFRSLESLSTIQKQEIAPTTSFPVAGDTTIPPVTPEVPQQFLRDPQDSLPSESSSNSGGVVVVAIPQIANPSQPQPQQPQVSLFPQEGVAELERAVRELQAGGNTTLQQVLEAAVVQQQLNSVLYSPTLSADSLQQHVQENMNSLRLGTTDNSLSTQQQLQIQQQQQQMQQQQQQMQQQQQQQQQQIQQHFQQHQQLQQQQQILGNLQHQQQQQHLQQQQQQQQVLGNMQLQQQILLQPQDQQHLQQQQQIIENIQQQQQQQLQQNQQQQVLNNIQLQDQQQQNQMLNNLQQHQLQQQQQQQQNQALSNLQQQQLQEQQVLENLQQQLQAELLQPQIHSSSQVQQPVSLLQQAGDLLTIQTSFPAQPPSHTSPPQQLFQSPRPLEENQGSQQQVQAALLQNTLTVLTSGSLASEQQSSGSTLYLSPNPQPQQQQQQQQQQQLAYISSMDTSSQPQSVAMFQNQPQAQLSQMQQQSTPMEQQQSPQRNQQQQPPQLPMGQQGSLFQSIPNHSQTNPVPQSQLSQPQQTGLLLCTTDLNPQAIPPTILFSTQTGGPATMGSITVGISQAEPAEPMSFQDQSSSSSNSISNENQQQSLFQEQQPMQLGQSSSGIPNSQTVDLFLPQASLSSLQGAIGAQELNSQAPPPGTTIFVVQGGVGVVANPGQQPPEQLFQTTVSGNVAQQGQGNLFVFGIQNDSPQLLNSSGSTLQAQGQPQTSTHMQPLLEQPMAQTASPMPVTMHGSLQNTLQAQMQSSLENAMQTNLQNAK from the exons ATGCCCTCTGATTTTGTATCCCTCCTTAGCTCGGATCTCGACCTCAATTCCCCCAAATCTCTATACTCCAAAG AGTCGGTTTATGACCTCCTCCCTAAAGAACTCCAGCTCCAGCCGCCGTCCACCCAGACTGACCCGCCCACCATGAGTCAGACGAGTGGGGGAGAGGCGGGACCTCCCCCCTCTGCAGCTTTGGCTTCAG ATGCCACCTCATCCACCTCCAGCCCctcggcctcctcctcctccctgcccaTGGGAGCCCCATCCGCCGGCTCCTCTACCTCGTCCTCGGACCATCTCAAGGTCTCCCAGCATCTCAATTCCACCGGAGTGGACGGAGCTGGAGCTTCAGAGATGCAAGGTATGGAGGCTGCTGCGTCTGCCCCCAGCAGAGGCAACAGCGGAGCGAACACTGCAGCAGGAGACATAGGGTCAGGAGGAGTGTTATCAGGGCTGGGAGTCCAGCAGCCTCAGAACACACCATCAAAACGGAGGCCTGTGTTGAGCATATCCCCGCCGCCCGAGGACCTGTTTGACGACAGCCAGATGTCTTGCCAAGAGGAGCCTGCAGTATCCGCTCCGACGGGTCCAGACTcggagcagagcagcagcataTGGGCTGATGATTCCCTTTCAAACTTCAGCTTGATCAGTTCCATCTCCTACAATGACAACACAGAGGTGCCGCGCAAGTCTAGAAAGCGCACCCCCCGTCAGCGGCCCGGCCCTAAGCCCGCTAATCCAGAGGACAGCATGGACGTGTTCGATGCTGACAGTGCCAAGGCCCCTCACTTTGTCCTGTCCCAGCTGGGCACAGACAAGGCAGGTTCAAG CTCTCTTGAGTCGGGAACTGCCGTGAGGAGTGGATCACTGTCTACTCAGTTCCCCCAAAGAAGTGATGGAAAGGAGCTCAAGATCCTGGTGCAGCCGGAGACCCAGCACAGAGCACGCTATCTGACAGAGGGCAGCAGAGGATCTGTCAAAGATCGCACACAGCAGGGATTTCCCACTGTCAAG TTGGAGGGTGTTAGTGAACCAGTGGTGCTGCAAGTATTTGTTGCAAATGATGCCGGCAGAGTGAAGCCTCATGGTTTCTACCAGGCCTGCAGAGTGACAGGACGCAACACCACAGCCTGCAAGGAGGTGGACATAGAGGGCACGACGGTTATCGAGATCCCTCTGGAGCCCAGCACCGACATGACACTTGC gGTGGACTGTGTAGGAATTTTGAAGCTGCGAAATGCAGATGTGGAGGCTCGTATTGGTGTGGCAGGATCCAAGAAGAAGAGCACACGTGCCAGGCTGGCCTTCAGGGTCTGCATACCCCAACCTGACGGATCAGCACTTACTCTGCAAGCCCTGTCATCACCCATCCTCTGCA CTCAGCCAGCAGGAGTACCAGAGATCCTGAAGAAGAGTCTTCACAGCTGCacagtgagaggaggagaggaagtttTCATTATTGGAAAGAACTTCCTCAAAGGAACCAAAGTTATATTTCAGGAGAACATTGCAG ATGATAATTCCTGGCAAGCTGAGGCAAAGATTGACATGGACCTTTTCCATCAg AACCATTTGATAGTGACAGTCCCGCCATTCCACAACCAGTCGATCAATTCTCCAATTTCTGTGGGAGTCTTTGTGATGACCAATGCTGGCAGATCACATGATGCCCAGCCCTTCACCTACACTCCAGACTCTGTTACAGCCACAAGCTCAG CTGACAACTCAAATGTCCGAGCAGTGAAGTTAGAGGAACCCTCCCTGGTTCAggcgtgtgtgtttgatggCCAGATTAAATCTTCTGAGCAAGCTGACTGCTCTGGTCAGCCCTCCAAACGGCAGGAGGACACACCAATGGAAGTGTCCAGCAATCCACCACCAACAGAAGTCTTCAAG cCGTCCGCTGACCCTCTTGTCTCAGTGCAGCAGACCTTGGAGCTCAGCTCTAGTTCTCATCCAGTCGCAGAGTCCTTTCAGAGCCCGATGCCCCTACAACCTGAGGATGTGGTGCTCCCACATGCGACCCCAGTTTTCCGGAGCCTAGAGTCTCTCAGCACCATACAAAAGCAAGAAATCGCCCCAACGACCTCCTTCCCAGTGGCGGGAGATACCACAATCCCCCCTGTGACGCCAGAAGTCCCCCAGCAGTTCCTCAGAGACCCTCAGGACAGCCTGCCTTCTGAGAGTTCCAGTAACAGTGGAGGGGTTGTAGTGGTGGCCATTCCCCAGATTGCAAATCCGTCTCAGCCGCAGCCCCAACAGCCACAGGTTTCCCTGTTCCCCCAGGAAGGGGTCGCTGAGCTGGAGCGGGCAGTGAGGGAGCTCCAGGCCGGAGGTAACACCACGCTGCAGCAGGTGCTGGAGGCCGCTGTAGTCCAACAGCAGCTTAACTCTGTGCTGTACAGCCCCACGCTCTCTGCAGACTCCCTGCAGCAGCACGTCCAGGAAAACATGAACAGCCTTAGATTGGGAACCACTGATAACTCGCTATCTACTCAGCAACAACTACAgatacaacagcaacaacaacagatgcaacaacagcaacagcagatgcaacagcaacagcagcagcaacaacaacaaatacaacaacactTTCAACAGCACCAACaactgcagcaacaacagcaaatCCTTGGTAACCTtcaacatcaacaacagcagcaacacctacagcaacagcaacagcagcagcaagttCTTGGCAACatgcaactccaacaacaaatACTATTACAGCCACAAGACCAACAgcatttgcagcagcagcaacaaatcATTGAGAATattcagcagcagcaacaacaacagttgCAGCAAAATCAGCAACAGCAAGTCCTCAACAACATCCAGCTTCAGGATCAGCAACAGCAAAATCAAATGCTGAACAATTTACAGCAACATCAGctacaacagcagcaacagcagcagcaaaatCAAGCTTTGAGCAACttacaacagcaacaactgcaGGAGCAGCAGGTATTGGAGAATTTACAACAGCAGCTTCAAGCAGAGTTACTTCAGCCCCAGATCCACTCCTCCTCCCAAGTCCAGCAGCCGGTGTCCCTCCTTCAGCAGGCCGGAGATCTGCTCACCATTCAGACCAGCTTCCCCGCACAGCCGCCGTCCCACACGTCTCCCCCGCAGCAACTCTTCCAATCGCCCAGACCCCTGGAAGAAAACCAGGGCTCCCAGCAGCAGGTCCAGGCGGCCCTGCTCCAGAACACACTGACCGTTCTGACAAGTGGCAGTCTCGCATCAGAGCAGCAGTCTTCAGGCTCGACCCTGTACTTGTCTCCAAACCCTCAGccccaacagcagcagcagcagcagcagcaacagcagctggCATACATCTCTTCCATGGACACATCCAGCCAGCCGCAGTCTGTTGCAATGTTTCAGAACCAACCGCAAGCCCAGCTTTCCCaaatgcagcagcagagcaCCCCCATGGAGCAGCAACAATCTCCTCAGCggaaccagcagcagcagccgccgcaGCTTCCGATGGGCCAGCAGGGCTCCTTGTTCCAAAGTATACCAAACCACTCACAGACAAACCCCGTCCCCCAGAGCCAGCTGTCACAACCCCAGCAGACAGGTCTGCTCCTCTGTACCACAGATCTGAACCCCCAGGCTATCCCCCCAACTATTCTCTTCAGCACTCAGACTGGAGGCCCTGCCACCATGGGCAGCATTACTGTTGGAATCTCGCAGGCTGAACCAGCAGAGCCCATGTCCTTCCAAGACCAGAGTTCCTCAAGCAGCAACTCGATATCCAATGAGAACCAACAGCAGAGCCTGTTCCAGGAGCAGCAGCCAATGCAGTTGGGCCAGAGTTCCAGCGGCATCCCGAACAGTCAAACCGTGGACCTGTTCCTGCCTCAGGCGTCTCTCTCCAGCCTGCAGGGCGCCATAGGTGCGCAGGAGCTGAACAGTCAGGCTCCGCCCCCTGGCACCACCATCTTTGTGGTACAGGGTGGTGTGGGTGTAGTGGCCAACCCGGGCCAGCAGCCACCAGAGCAGCTTTTCCAGACGACTGTGAGTGGGAATGTGGCTCAACAAGGACAGGGCaacctgtttgtgtttggcatCCAGAACG ACTCGCCCCAGCTGCTCAACTCCTCTGGATCCACCCTGCAAGCTCAGGGTCAGCCCCAGACCTCCACTCACATGCAGCCCCTGTTGGAGCAGCCCATGGCCCAAACTGCCTCCCCGATGCCCGTCACCATGCACGGCAGTTTGCAGAACACTCTCCAGGCACAGATGCAGTCCAGTTTAGAGAACGCCATGCAGACAAATCTACAAAACGCAAAGTAg